One part of the Phacochoerus africanus isolate WHEZ1 chromosome 7, ROS_Pafr_v1, whole genome shotgun sequence genome encodes these proteins:
- the LOC125130320 gene encoding olfactory receptor 8S1-like: MNNFTFFTEFILLGLSDDPHSWALLFALFLGIYLLTLIGNLVMILVIRGDSHLHIPMYFFLGHLSFIDICFSSVTMPKMLQNFLSQKKSISVWGCITQSFFFLLYGCTEASLLSAMTYDRYAAVCHPLLYTMVMNRTLCNAMVSAAWVMGFLNSLVNNLFIHKLHFCGSNIISHFCCELPSLFPLSCTDPAANEFLLSGTSAFLGLLTLPLILFSYSRIISAILNIHSSEGQGKAFSTCSSHLTVVLLFYGTALFRYISPASGSVLEQGVSIQYSVITSLLNPLIYSLKNQEVKAALLRMLRQ, translated from the coding sequence ATGAACAACTTCACTTTCTTCACCGAGTTCATCCTCCTCGGGCTGTCTGATGACCCCCACAGCTGGGCTCTGCTCTTTGCGCTCTTCCTAGGAATTTATCTCCTGACCCTCATAGGGAATCTGGTGATGATCCTGGTGATCAGAGGGGATTCTCACCTCCACATccccatgtatttctttcttggGCACCTGTCCTTCATAGATATCTGCTTCTCCTCAGTTACCATGCCCAAAATGCTACAGAACTTCCTGTCTCAGAAGAAAAGCATCTCAGTGTGGGGCTGCATTAcccagagtttcttttttcttctctatggaTGTACTGAAGCCAGTCTTCTCTCTGCCATGACCTATGACCGCTATGCTGCTGTCTGCCATCCTCTGCTCTACACCATGGTTATGAACAGGACTCTCTGCAATGCAATGGTCAGTGCAGCATGGGTGATGGGGTTTCTGAACTCATTAGTAAATAATCTTTTCATCCACAAGTTACATTTCTGCGGATCCAACATCATCTCCCATTTCTGCTGTGAGCTACCATCACTATTCCCTCTGTCCTGTACAGATCCTGCTGCTAACGAGTTCCTTCTGTCAGGGACCAGTGCATTTCTGGGACTTCTGACACTTCCCCTGATCCTGTTCTCTTACTCCAGAATCATTTCTGCCATTCTGAACATCCACTCCTCTGAGGGCCAAGgcaaggccttctccacctgctcctcccacctcacAGTGGTGCTCCTGTTCTATGGGACAGCTCTATTCAGGTACATCAGCCCTGCATCAGGCTCAGTGTTGGAGCAAGGGGTCTCCATTCAGTACAGTGTGATCACATCCTTGCTGAACCCCCTCATCTACAGCCTCAAGAACCAGGAGGTAAAGGCAGCTCTGCTAAGGATGCTGAGGCAGTGA